One genomic segment of Oceanotoga teriensis includes these proteins:
- the gltA gene encoding NADPH-dependent glutamate synthase, producing MSKIDRVPVREQSPDIRRSNFEEVSFGYNEEEAVLEASRCLNCKRPMCVSKCPVSIDIPGFISFVKERNFDKAYEILSKYTSLPAVCGRVCPQEVQCESKCVLGIRGEPVAIGKLERFVADWALENNFKVDSDIVFNGHKVAVIGSGPSGLTCAGDLAKLGYEVTIFEALHEAGGVLTYGIPEFRLPKDKVVKPEVDKLKDLGVKIETNVIVGRTVTIDELISEEGFEAVYIGSGAGLPRFMNIPGENAKGVFSANEFLTRANLMKAYRDDYDTPIKPGKRTAVVGGGNVAMDAARTALRLGSEVYIVYRRSEEELPARREEVHHAKEEGINFELLTNPVEILSDENGWVKGIRCIRMKLGEADSSGRRRPVPIEDSEFVIDVDSVIMSIGTTPNPLISSTTSDIETNKKGCIIADDDGRTSKNRVFAGGDIVTGAATVILAMGAGKSAAKAIDDMIKNK from the coding sequence ATGTCTAAGATTGATAGAGTACCAGTTAGAGAACAGTCACCAGATATTAGAAGATCTAATTTTGAAGAGGTTTCTTTTGGTTATAATGAAGAGGAAGCTGTTTTAGAAGCATCGAGATGTCTGAATTGTAAAAGACCTATGTGTGTTTCTAAATGTCCTGTTTCTATAGATATTCCAGGTTTTATAAGTTTTGTCAAAGAGAGAAATTTTGATAAAGCTTATGAGATTTTGAGTAAATATACTTCTTTACCAGCTGTTTGTGGAAGGGTTTGTCCACAAGAGGTTCAGTGTGAGAGTAAATGTGTTTTGGGTATTAGAGGTGAACCTGTTGCCATTGGAAAACTCGAAAGATTTGTAGCTGATTGGGCTCTTGAGAATAATTTTAAAGTTGATTCTGATATAGTTTTCAATGGTCATAAGGTTGCTGTTATAGGGAGTGGACCTTCTGGATTAACATGTGCTGGAGATCTTGCAAAACTTGGTTATGAAGTTACAATTTTTGAAGCACTTCATGAAGCAGGAGGAGTTTTGACTTATGGAATTCCTGAATTTAGACTTCCAAAGGATAAGGTTGTTAAGCCTGAAGTTGATAAACTTAAAGATCTTGGAGTTAAAATAGAAACTAATGTTATTGTTGGTAGAACTGTTACTATAGATGAACTTATTTCTGAAGAAGGTTTTGAAGCAGTTTATATTGGTTCAGGTGCAGGATTACCGAGATTTATGAATATTCCTGGTGAGAATGCAAAAGGAGTTTTTTCTGCCAATGAGTTTTTGACAAGAGCTAATCTTATGAAGGCTTATAGAGATGATTATGATACGCCTATAAAGCCTGGTAAAAGGACAGCTGTTGTTGGTGGAGGAAATGTGGCTATGGATGCTGCAAGAACGGCTTTGAGACTTGGAAGTGAAGTTTATATTGTTTATAGAAGAAGTGAAGAGGAACTTCCTGCAAGACGTGAAGAGGTTCATCATGCAAAAGAAGAAGGAATTAATTTTGAACTTTTGACTAATCCTGTTGAAATTTTATCTGATGAGAATGGTTGGGTTAAAGGTATTAGATGTATCAGAATGAAATTGGGAGAAGCTGATTCTTCAGGTAGAAGAAGGCCTGTACCAATAGAAGATTCTGAGTTTGTTATAGATGTTGATTCTGTTATTATGTCTATAGGTACTACACCAAATCCTTTGATATCTTCTACTACATCGGATATTGAGACGAATAAAAAAGGATGTATTATTGCAGATGATGATGGAAGAACATCTAAAAATAGAGTTTTTGCTGGTGGAGATATTGTTACTGGTGCAGCTACTGTTATTTTAGCTATGGGTGCTGGTAAGAGTGCTGCAAAAGCTATTGATGATATGATAAAAAATAAATAA
- a CDS encoding sulfide/dihydroorotate dehydrogenase-like FAD/NAD-binding protein, with amino-acid sequence MFKILSNEMIAENIYKMDILAPRVAKSAKPGQFIIVRVDDKGERVPLTISDFDSERGSVQIVVQALGHSTKKLVSLGSGEFVKDFAGPLGNASDFISEDFELLRNKKVVFVGGGVGAAPVYPQVKFFSDLGICTDVVLGFKNENFVILKNEFESLNANVHFCTDDGSFGFKGLVTDKLEELIKSKNIDIVVTIGPMIMMKFVAELTKKYDIKTIASLNTLMVDGTGMCGGCRVSVNDEIKFTCVDGPEFDAHLVDFDEAMSRQSTYKEEENHKCRLDGDLNV; translated from the coding sequence ATGTTTAAAATTTTATCTAATGAAATGATTGCTGAAAATATTTATAAAATGGATATTTTAGCACCAAGGGTTGCTAAATCAGCTAAGCCTGGGCAGTTTATCATTGTTAGAGTTGATGATAAAGGTGAAAGAGTACCTTTGACTATTTCAGATTTTGATTCTGAAAGAGGTTCTGTTCAGATTGTTGTTCAGGCTTTAGGTCATTCTACTAAGAAATTGGTTTCTCTTGGTTCTGGAGAGTTTGTAAAGGATTTTGCAGGACCTTTGGGAAATGCCTCAGATTTTATTTCTGAAGATTTTGAATTATTGAGAAATAAAAAAGTAGTTTTTGTTGGTGGTGGAGTTGGAGCGGCTCCAGTTTATCCACAAGTGAAATTTTTTTCTGATTTAGGTATTTGTACAGATGTTGTTTTAGGTTTTAAAAATGAAAATTTTGTTATTTTAAAGAATGAGTTTGAGAGTCTTAATGCCAATGTTCATTTTTGTACAGATGATGGTAGTTTTGGATTTAAAGGACTTGTTACTGATAAACTTGAAGAACTTATTAAGTCTAAAAATATTGATATTGTTGTGACAATTGGACCGATGATTATGATGAAGTTTGTTGCTGAACTCACAAAAAAATATGATATTAAAACTATAGCAAGTCTTAATACTTTGATGGTCGATGGTACTGGTATGTGTGGCGGATGTAGAGTTTCAGTTAATGATGAAATTAAGTTTACTTGTGTGGATGGTCCAGAGTTTGATGCACATTTGGTAGATTTTGACGAGGCTATGAGTAGACAATCTACTTATAAGGAAGAGGAAAATCATAAATGTAGATTGGATGGTGATTTGAATGTCTAA
- a CDS encoding HD domain-containing phosphohydrolase: protein MNSLKILFVEDNIIDLKSFKRFIERSNFKYIVDFSMSYDDVVDKLKYNEYVAIVTDFNLGINTAFDFFDFVDDIPIIIVTGAGNEEIAVQAMKKGAYDYVIKDMDYNYFKTIEITIENAIKNKQNETELENYKKHLESLVLERTNNLIEEIHERKKIEESLRILQENFKDAKNALILSLAELTESRDYETGLHLIRIREYCKHLSILLSKNSKFKSIIDTIFIEDIYESSILHDIGKVGIPDSILLKPGKLTDEEFEVIKTHTLIGAHTLEKVISKYPDFTSLKMAYDIAKSHHEKWNGRGYPEKLCKEDIPLSARIVSFADVFDALTSKRIYKPAFTYEKTFEIMKEDEGEAFDPYIFKVFEENYDDFVKIKEFYNSEE, encoded by the coding sequence ATGAATTCTTTGAAGATTCTTTTTGTAGAAGATAATATAATAGATTTGAAATCTTTTAAAAGATTTATTGAAAGAAGCAATTTTAAGTATATTGTTGATTTTTCTATGAGTTATGATGATGTTGTTGATAAGCTTAAGTATAATGAATATGTTGCAATAGTTACAGATTTTAATCTTGGTATTAATACGGCTTTTGATTTTTTTGATTTTGTTGATGATATCCCAATAATAATTGTTACTGGAGCTGGTAATGAGGAAATAGCTGTACAAGCTATGAAAAAAGGTGCTTATGATTATGTAATCAAAGATATGGACTATAATTATTTTAAAACTATTGAAATAACCATAGAAAATGCGATTAAAAATAAACAGAATGAAACTGAACTTGAAAATTATAAAAAACATCTTGAATCACTTGTACTTGAGAGAACTAATAATCTTATAGAGGAAATTCATGAGAGAAAAAAAATAGAAGAATCTTTAAGAATTTTACAGGAAAATTTTAAAGATGCAAAAAATGCATTGATTCTTTCTTTAGCAGAGCTTACCGAATCTCGCGATTATGAGACGGGTCTTCATCTTATTAGAATTAGAGAGTATTGTAAACATCTTTCTATTCTTCTTTCAAAAAATTCTAAATTTAAAAGTATTATAGATACAATTTTTATAGAGGATATTTATGAATCAAGTATTTTGCATGATATTGGTAAGGTTGGTATTCCTGATTCTATTTTGCTTAAACCAGGTAAACTTACTGATGAAGAGTTTGAAGTTATAAAAACTCATACTTTGATAGGGGCACATACTCTTGAAAAAGTTATTTCTAAGTATCCTGATTTTACTTCTTTGAAAATGGCTTATGATATTGCTAAGAGTCATCATGAGAAGTGGAATGGAAGAGGATATCCAGAAAAACTTTGTAAAGAAGATATACCTTTGAGTGCAAGAATTGTTAGTTTTGCAGATGTTTTTGATGCTCTTACAAGTAAAAGGATTTATAAACCTGCATTTACTTATGAAAAAACTTTTGAAATAATGAAAGAAGATGAAGGCGAAGCTTTTGATCCTTATATTTTCAAGGTTTTTGAAGAAAATTACGATGATTTTGTTAAGATAAAAGAATTCTATAATTCAGAGGAATGA
- a CDS encoding two-component regulator propeller domain-containing protein codes for MNKFFVLIFLFLFSVLIFSHDKFFRFFVLNNENNMSNSSVNDSLEDDKGFMWFATNNGLNKWDGNKMTVYKKANGDNSVSGNFINNLIKCSHGNIWISTMDKGISVYDPIKDHFRYYSVENGKLPDDNVTFMTLNKNTNILWIVIKNHGLFYFDKDTDSFINVVFLNDINSVAFREDEVWLGTNSGIKIYNDGKIRNFDLLNGYKINDICIECEHFYFATDKGLFFLDNENNELKSILKELYISTLFLDSKKDLWIGTHSSSIYKIDMHLDFDIITYDLKIEDSIINTNIMSIFQDSSGLMWLGTQGNGVIYFDPYVEDFKNYTKSVGQLSHNSIAGMLEIDTGLIWIGTRGGGLDIYDPETLRFFENDEELMSYNVWSLMQDSKRRVWIGTDKGVQIYDPDSLRNILIIDDLKDYDIWAFYEYSEGIYLIGTRYNGLFVYDYDKRELLDNFKFDMYLNFNSNTSPNFIYNFFKDSKNRLWVGTVGGGIYLFDINNGFVDIYNSDNSNFLTNDYVVKIDEIDDGTLIIGTYGGGISFYNPDNNEYKVYTEKNRLLSDHVLGFLINGDDIWFSTNSGLSKFNIKDEIFINYDSTNGILNEQFFGKSYLKDSNGIFYFGGDHGLTVFDPNNIIPEDYDSNVVLTDIYIFNERIFPGIPYDNHIFLENSIYYTDYIELPEKYNMISFEFSSLNFLSQNVYSYKMEGFDKNWIYSGNRNMAVYTNLNPGSYTFRVRGTDRYGSWSNREVILKVKIIPPFYKTIWFYLLMISLIAFFVFLFIEWRMFKVKKYNDELEEKVMEKTIELRNNNDKLVQLNDELKDFAYIVSHDLKAPLRGIGQIAQWIITDYHESLNDDGKELLDLLYNRTERMNTLIEGILSYSRVGRRVDDIEKVDTNEVVEDIRSNIYNDEYIEIIIDNELPIVEVDRTKITQLFQNIISNAVKYNDKDKCVINIGCNSKPDYNIFYIKDNGPGIDEKYHEKIFKIFQTLSSKEDSDSTGIGLAIVKKIVDSFNGKVWVESQLGKGTVFYFSIKNNKKK; via the coding sequence ATGAATAAATTTTTTGTTTTGATTTTTTTATTTTTATTTTCTGTTTTGATTTTTTCTCATGATAAATTTTTTCGATTTTTTGTGTTGAACAATGAAAATAATATGTCAAATAGTAGTGTTAATGATTCTTTAGAAGATGATAAAGGTTTTATGTGGTTTGCAACTAATAATGGTCTTAATAAATGGGATGGAAATAAAATGACTGTTTATAAAAAAGCTAATGGTGATAATAGTGTAAGCGGTAATTTTATAAATAATTTAATTAAATGTTCTCATGGAAATATATGGATTTCTACTATGGATAAAGGAATTTCAGTTTATGACCCCATAAAAGATCATTTTAGATATTATTCTGTTGAAAATGGAAAACTTCCAGATGATAATGTTACTTTTATGACTTTGAATAAAAATACTAATATATTATGGATTGTTATAAAAAATCATGGACTTTTTTATTTTGATAAAGATACTGATTCTTTTATAAATGTCGTTTTTTTGAATGATATTAATTCTGTGGCTTTTAGAGAAGATGAAGTTTGGCTTGGTACGAATTCTGGAATTAAAATATACAATGATGGTAAGATTAGAAATTTTGATTTATTAAATGGATATAAAATAAATGATATTTGTATTGAATGTGAACATTTTTATTTTGCAACCGATAAAGGACTTTTTTTCTTGGATAATGAAAATAATGAGTTAAAAAGTATATTAAAAGAATTATATATTTCTACTTTATTTTTAGATTCTAAGAAAGATCTTTGGATAGGGACACATTCGAGTAGTATATATAAAATTGATATGCATTTGGATTTTGATATTATAACTTATGATCTTAAGATTGAAGATTCTATAATTAATACAAATATTATGAGTATTTTTCAAGATAGTTCTGGATTGATGTGGCTTGGAACTCAAGGTAATGGAGTTATATATTTTGATCCATATGTTGAAGACTTTAAAAATTATACAAAATCAGTTGGACAATTATCTCATAATTCTATTGCAGGCATGTTGGAAATTGATACAGGTCTCATTTGGATAGGTACAAGAGGTGGAGGGTTAGATATTTATGATCCTGAAACTTTGAGATTTTTTGAAAATGATGAAGAGTTGATGAGTTATAATGTTTGGTCTTTGATGCAAGACTCTAAGAGAAGAGTTTGGATAGGAACTGATAAAGGAGTTCAGATATATGATCCTGATTCTTTGAGGAATATTTTGATTATAGATGATTTGAAAGATTATGATATTTGGGCATTTTATGAATATTCTGAAGGTATTTATTTGATAGGAACTCGTTATAACGGATTGTTTGTTTACGATTATGATAAAAGAGAACTTTTGGATAATTTTAAGTTTGATATGTATCTTAATTTCAATTCCAATACAAGTCCAAATTTTATATATAATTTTTTTAAAGATTCTAAAAATAGACTATGGGTTGGAACGGTTGGTGGAGGTATTTATCTTTTTGATATAAATAATGGATTTGTGGATATTTATAATTCTGATAATAGTAATTTTTTAACGAATGATTATGTAGTTAAAATAGATGAAATTGATGATGGAACTCTCATAATAGGGACTTATGGGGGTGGAATTAGTTTTTATAATCCAGATAATAATGAATATAAAGTATATACTGAAAAGAATAGACTTTTGAGTGATCATGTATTGGGTTTTTTGATAAATGGTGATGATATATGGTTTAGTACTAATTCGGGGCTTTCTAAATTCAATATAAAAGATGAAATTTTTATAAATTATGATTCAACTAATGGTATCCTCAATGAACAGTTTTTTGGTAAATCTTATTTGAAAGATTCTAATGGTATATTTTATTTTGGTGGAGATCATGGATTAACTGTTTTTGATCCAAATAATATAATACCTGAAGATTATGATTCTAATGTAGTATTAACTGATATTTATATTTTTAATGAAAGAATTTTTCCGGGTATTCCATATGATAATCATATTTTTTTGGAGAATAGTATTTATTATACAGATTATATAGAACTTCCTGAAAAATATAATATGATATCTTTTGAATTTTCTTCTTTAAATTTCTTATCTCAAAATGTTTATTCTTATAAAATGGAAGGTTTTGACAAAAATTGGATTTATTCTGGAAATAGAAATATGGCAGTTTATACCAATTTAAATCCTGGTTCTTATACTTTTAGAGTTAGGGGAACTGATAGATATGGTTCTTGGAGTAATAGAGAAGTTATTTTGAAAGTGAAAATAATTCCACCTTTTTATAAGACTATATGGTTTTATCTTTTAATGATTTCTTTAATAGCTTTTTTTGTATTTTTATTTATTGAATGGAGAATGTTCAAGGTTAAAAAGTATAATGATGAACTTGAAGAAAAAGTTATGGAGAAGACTATTGAATTGAGAAATAATAATGATAAACTTGTTCAATTGAATGATGAACTTAAAGATTTTGCCTATATTGTCTCTCATGATTTAAAAGCTCCTTTGAGGGGAATAGGACAGATAGCCCAATGGATAATTACTGATTATCATGAATCTTTAAATGACGATGGAAAAGAACTTCTCGATCTTTTGTATAATAGAACTGAGAGGATGAATACTCTTATAGAGGGTATTTTGAGTTATTCACGTGTTGGAAGACGTGTTGATGATATAGAAAAAGTAGATACAAATGAAGTTGTTGAAGATATAAGAAGTAATATTTATAATGATGAGTATATAGAAATAATTATAGATAATGAACTTCCAATTGTTGAGGTTGATAGGACTAAGATTACTCAACTTTTTCAAAATATTATTTCTAATGCCGTTAAGTATAATGATAAAGATAAATGTGTTATTAATATAGGGTGTAATTCAAAACCAGATTATAATATTTTTTATATTAAAGATAATGGTCCTGGTATAGATGAGAAGTACCATGAAAAGATTTTTAAAATATTTCAAACGCTTTCTTCTAAAGAGGATAGTGATAGTACTGGTATAGGACTTGCCATAGTTAAAAAAATAGTTGATAGTTTTAATGGTAAGGTATGGGTTGAGTCCCAGCTTGGTAAAGGAACTGTTTTTTATTTTTCTATAAAAAACAATAAGAAAAAATGA
- a CDS encoding DUF4097 family beta strand repeat-containing protein, producing the protein MKKIIMISLIAIIAIIGNSSKMITGELNLEKFEKIRVDLGIADLEIIGSNNNKLFYSYEDNDKIEYDYYVSNNKFNLIESKRAQFFNFYTPKNEFIINTYYDQEYMDIKGATSDITIKNIYSYKTDIDTSTGDIEIYDSDGEYIKIKTSTGDQELYETTYKEIELKSSTGDIEIERTNSEIIDLESSTGEQEISNTKTKKLYTKTTTGDQEIENTQADIMNLRTSIGEITVKNSNTNKLKINATTGSIYINLNNNPETIELSTTIGEIMINNLDLNQYKIRINTSIGDIKTPYGNFEKQFEYGNGQKTIEIRTTTGDIILK; encoded by the coding sequence ATGAAAAAAATTATAATGATTTCATTAATAGCTATAATTGCAATAATAGGTAATAGCAGTAAAATGATAACTGGAGAATTAAACTTAGAAAAATTTGAAAAAATCAGAGTAGATCTTGGAATAGCAGATTTAGAAATAATAGGATCAAATAATAATAAATTATTCTACAGTTATGAAGATAATGATAAAATAGAATATGATTATTATGTATCAAACAATAAATTCAATCTAATAGAAAGCAAAAGAGCACAATTCTTTAACTTTTATACACCAAAAAATGAATTTATAATAAATACCTATTATGATCAAGAATATATGGATATAAAAGGAGCAACATCAGATATAACAATAAAAAATATATACTCTTATAAAACTGATATAGACACAAGCACAGGAGATATTGAAATATATGATTCAGATGGAGAATATATAAAAATAAAAACAAGTACAGGAGATCAAGAACTATATGAAACAACTTATAAAGAAATAGAATTAAAAAGTTCTACAGGAGACATCGAAATTGAAAGAACAAATTCAGAAATAATAGACCTAGAAAGTTCAACAGGAGAACAAGAAATATCAAATACAAAAACTAAAAAACTATACACAAAAACAACAACTGGTGATCAAGAAATAGAAAATACACAAGCAGATATAATGAACTTAAGAACTTCGATTGGAGAAATAACAGTAAAAAATTCGAACACAAATAAATTAAAGATAAATGCAACAACAGGAAGCATATACATAAATCTAAACAATAATCCAGAAACCATAGAATTATCTACAACAATTGGAGAAATAATGATAAATAATTTAGATCTAAACCAGTATAAAATAAGAATAAATACTTCTATTGGAGATATAAAAACACCTTATGGAAACTTTGAAAAACAATTCGAATATGGAAATGGACAAAAAACTATAGAAATAAGAACAACTACGGGAGATATAATTTTAAAATAA
- a CDS encoding response regulator — MLNSKKPILLVEDDRIDAMSVKRSLQELKIVNDLIIRNNGEEALKYLLDSENEIPCIILLDLNMPKMNGIDFLRERIKYDNLKLIPTIVLTTSREEQDRVNSFSLGVSGFMIKPVDYKQFVDVIKTIDLYWSLSELP; from the coding sequence ATGTTGAACTCTAAAAAACCCATTTTGCTTGTTGAAGATGATAGAATAGATGCTATGAGTGTAAAAAGATCTCTTCAAGAGCTTAAGATTGTTAATGATTTAATTATAAGAAATAATGGTGAAGAAGCATTGAAATATCTTCTTGATTCCGAAAATGAAATTCCCTGTATTATATTACTTGATTTGAATATGCCAAAGATGAATGGTATTGATTTTCTTAGAGAGAGAATAAAATATGATAATTTAAAATTAATACCAACTATTGTTTTAACTACTTCAAGGGAAGAACAGGACAGAGTTAATTCTTTTTCTTTGGGAGTTTCTGGATTTATGATAAAACCTGTGGATTATAAACAGTTTGTTGATGTTATTAAAACCATAGATTTATATTGGAGTCTCAGCGAACTTCCCTGA